Part of the Desulfomonilaceae bacterium genome, CTCTAGGTAGCGACCCGGATGTTCGACATGTCAAACACGCTTTAGAGGAAGCGGAATTTCTGTGCGTTATTGACATCTTTTTGACCGACACCGCCAAGATCGCGGATGTTGTTTTCCCCGGATCGGCGTTTGCAGAAAAGGATGGGACATTTTCCAACACCGAGCGGAACGTGCTTCGCATACGCAAAGCCATCGAGCCTCCTGGTGAAGCTAGGGCTGATTGGCGCATTATCTGTGATATTTCGACCAGTTTTGGACTCCCCATGAGCTATGAGTCCCCTGAAAAAATCTTCGAGGAAATCTGCCAGGTCACCCCCAGCTATGCGGGCTTGAGCTACGAACGTCTGGAAAGTGGGGGCATCCCTTGGCCTTGCCCGACCAAAGAGCATCCAGGCTCCCCCATCCTTCACAAAGAAAGGTTTACCAGAGGAAAGGGACTCTTTCACGCTCTAGAATACCGACCGCCTGAAGAACTGGCCGACGAAGAATATCCTTTGTTACTAACAACAGGGAGGTTCTTTCCACACTACCATACTGGAACCATGACACGAAATTCTCCTACACTGGACAACGAGATGCCCGAGGGTCACATTGAGATTCATCCATACGACGCAAAGGATATCGGATTGACAAATGGCAGGGATTGTAAAATCGTCTCCCGCCGCGGAGAGGTTGTAACAAAAGCTTTGGTGACGGACGTAGTAGAACCCGGAACCATATTCATGAGTTTTCATTTCATGGAAGCCAACGCGAATGTACTTACCAATGCGGCTCTCGATCCTATATGCAAAATTCCTGAGTACAAGGTATGCGCTGTTAGAGTTGAAAAGCTGGCCGTGTCATCAGAAGGTGAAATGAAAGCCGCTGCAAACGGCTGAAATCCTATCACTACAATTACGGCCCGGATTGGATCTGCTTGTCACGTCCCGCTCTGGGCCGTTAATACAATTGCAACAAATTCCTGACTAAAGCCACAAAAGCATTTTTAGAAAAAATTTATTGGTTTTCCGAACTAGGAACTATCTGAGTAGCGCCATGGTCGAATAAATTGAACCGACCTGCTCTGGCGTATGTGACCACATCCAGACGAGCGCGACTGGCCATGTTAACCGCTGTTGAACTCGCGCTCGATCGAGAAACAATGATAGGGAATCTAAATCGGGACGCCTTGGACACAGCTTCCGAAGTAATCCTTCCTGTTGTCAACAACATCTTGTCATGCGGCTTAATTTGATTTAAGAAGCAGTACCCCACTATTTTGTCGATAGCATTGTGCCGTCCTATATCCTCAAGTATTATTATGTTTTCGCTCAATGAGGCTACCGCCGAAGCGTGGGTGCCTCGAGAAATACTGTAAACTCCCTGAAATAAGTCTACTTCTTTCATTCTCTTCGATATGGTTTCCGCGGGGATTGCTATCCTATGTAAAACTTCAGATTTGAGTTGCACACTAGTTTCTACCGAAAACACGATCCCTCCTGCGCAACCTGATGTGAGCATCCCCTTTTTCTTGATTCTCTCCAGACGATCTTCCGGGACGTCTAATTCTATTGAAACGATTCTGGCGGCTCGGTCAACCATGGTGCTTAGTATCTCCACGGGATCCAATAATACGCCCTCAGAGACGAGAAAACCCGTGAACAGTTCCTCCAGTTGGATCGGTAAAGTGGAAATCGAAAGTATTTCTTCGTCATTTACAAACAAGGTGTAAGGGGTTTCCTTGGCTAAAGATATCGAACGGGCGCTAGCGACTCCGTTTACGAACCGAGTAAT contains:
- the fdhD gene encoding formate dehydrogenase accessory sulfurtransferase FdhD, producing MLTNQTKDTQLIDPAYQEDSGKSELTQDFPITRFVNGVASARSISLAKETPYTLFVNDEEILSISTLPIQLEELFTGFLVSEGVLLDPVEILSTMVDRAARIVSIELDVPEDRLERIKKKGMLTSGCAGGIVFSVETSVQLKSEVLHRIAIPAETISKRMKEVDLFQGVYSISRGTHASAVASLSENIIILEDIGRHNAIDKIVGYCFLNQIKPHDKMLLTTGRITSEAVSKASRFRFPIIVSRSSASSTAVNMASRARLDVVTYARAGRFNLFDHGATQIVPSSENQ